Genomic segment of Chloroflexota bacterium:
CCTCACGTGCGCCCCCTCTCCCTACGCCCAATCCCACCAGCCGAGGGTGGCGGGCCCATCGCTCATCGCTCCACGAATAGCCAGGGGCAAAGCCATCGTTCCAATCGATCGATGACGAAGTACAACATCAGGCCCAACACGCTCATCGCCACCACACCCGCGTACATCTCCGGATACGCCAGCCGTCCCCACGACTCCACGATGATGTAATACCCCAGCCCGGACGTGGTGGCGAAGGACTCGGCGAAAAAGAGGACGGCGACCGCCGTCCCCACGGAGACGCGCAGCGCGGTGAGCACGGCAGGCAGGGTCGCCGGCAGATAGACGAACCGGAAGAGCGCCCGTCTCCCGGCCCCTAACGAACGCACGGAGTAGAGCAGCTCGGGCCGAATCCCGCCCGCCTCGTCTCGCACCACCACAAGCACCTGGAAGAAGAGGATCAGCGCGATGATGAAGATCTTGGAGCGATCTCCCACGCCCAAGAACAGCAGGATAATGGGAAGGAAGACGATCTTGGGAATGGGATAGATAATGTAGATGAAGGGGGAGAAGATTCGATTCAGCGCGGGGCTCTGCCCCAGCACCAGCCCGGCCGGCACCGCCGTGGCCACGGCCACGATCACTGATGCCACCACCCGCCAGGCGCTGACCAGAAAGTGGCGTCCCAGCCCTCGCGGCAGCTCCACGAGCAGGGCC
This window contains:
- a CDS encoding ABC transporter permease subunit; protein product: MRRRDVLLAAIGVIILWQGLAWGVHRDVLPTPYQVFRALLVELPRGLGRHFLVSAWRVVASVIVAVATAVPAGLVLGQSPALNRIFSPFIYIIYPIPKIVFLPIILLFLGVGDRSKIFIIALILFFQVLVVVRDEAGGIRPELLYSVRSLGAGRRALFRFVYLPATLPAVLTALRVSVGTAVAVLFFAESFATTSGLGYYIIVESWGRLAYPEMYAGVVAMSVLGLMLYFVIDRLERWLCPWLFVER